One genomic region from Bacillus aquiflavi encodes:
- the rpe gene encoding ribulose-phosphate 3-epimerase: protein MVKIAPSILSANFAALGEEIKSVEAGGADYIHVDVMDGHFVPNITIGPLIVEAIRPITKLPLDVHLMIENPDQYIEAFAKAGADYITVHVEACPHLHRTIHFIKSFGVKAGVVLNPATPVESIQHMIEDVDLVLLMSVNPGFGGQKFIKSVLPKISKVNDMVKSKELNVEIEVDGGVNKETAKLCIAAGANVLVAGSAIYNEQDRAKAISVLRG, encoded by the coding sequence ATGGTAAAAATTGCGCCATCTATTTTATCAGCTAACTTTGCTGCATTAGGTGAAGAAATAAAAAGTGTTGAAGCAGGAGGGGCGGATTACATACATGTGGACGTAATGGATGGGCACTTTGTTCCTAATATTACAATTGGTCCCCTTATTGTGGAGGCAATCCGACCGATTACAAAACTTCCTTTAGATGTTCATTTAATGATTGAAAATCCTGATCAATATATTGAGGCATTTGCAAAAGCAGGAGCTGATTATATAACAGTACATGTTGAAGCATGCCCACATTTACACAGAACCATTCATTTTATTAAGTCGTTTGGTGTAAAAGCGGGTGTTGTGTTAAACCCTGCAACACCAGTTGAATCAATTCAACATATGATTGAAGATGTGGATTTAGTATTATTAATGTCTGTAAATCCTGGATTTGGCGGACAAAAGTTTATTAAATCTGTTTTACCTAAAATATCAAAAGTGAACGACATGGTTAAGTCTAAAGAACTAAATGTTGAAATAGAAGTAGATGGCGGTGTAAATAAAGAAACGGCAAAGCTTTGTATTGCCGCGGGTGCAAATGTGTTAGTTGCCGGTTCAGCGATATATAATGAACAAGATCGTGCTAAAGCTATTTCAGTTCTTCGTGGATAA
- a CDS encoding thiamine diphosphokinase: MMIVNILAGGPSEFLPDLFTYDDSSVTWVGVDRGVITLLSKGINPQYAFGDFDSVTSEEMISIKEKVSEIQKFKPEKDQTDLELALNWALFTNARKIRIFGATGGRLDHLFANIQLLIKGIQHSRIDIEVIDNKNIVSMKQPGTYSITKMKDKQYVSFIPITPTVSGITLRGFKYPLKDCHIPIGSTLCISNELINEHGTFSFSKGILLIIRSSD; this comes from the coding sequence ATGATGATTGTTAATATACTTGCAGGAGGACCAAGCGAATTTCTTCCTGATTTATTCACGTATGACGACAGTTCTGTTACATGGGTTGGTGTCGATAGAGGCGTCATAACACTACTTTCAAAAGGAATTAATCCTCAATATGCTTTTGGCGACTTTGATTCGGTCACTTCTGAAGAGATGATATCGATAAAGGAAAAAGTGAGCGAAATCCAAAAATTCAAACCAGAAAAAGATCAAACAGATTTAGAACTAGCATTAAATTGGGCTTTATTTACGAACGCTAGGAAAATTCGCATTTTTGGGGCTACAGGTGGTCGTCTTGATCACCTATTCGCTAATATACAACTGCTTATTAAAGGAATTCAACATAGTAGAATAGACATCGAAGTAATCGATAATAAAAATATTGTCTCCATGAAACAACCTGGAACTTATTCGATCACAAAAATGAAAGATAAACAGTATGTTTCTTTTATTCCAATTACGCCTACAGTTAGCGGAATTACTCTTAGAGGATTTAAATACCCTTTAAAAGATTGTCATATTCCAATAGGGTCAACACTATGTATAAGTAACGAACTTATTAATGAACATGGTACTTTTTCTTTTTCAAAAGGCATATTATTAATAATAAGGAGCTCTGATTAA
- the spoVM gene encoding stage V sporulation protein SpoVM produces the protein MKFYTIKLPKVIGGIVRAMLGAFKKGE, from the coding sequence ATGAAATTTTATACAATTAAACTTCCGAAGGTAATCGGCGGTATTGTCCGCGCCATGCTAGGGGCCTTTAAAAAAGGAGAATGA